The DNA region TGCGGCCCCAGCAGCGTGAAGGACGGCATGCCGTAGCCGGTCTCCCAGAAGTTCTCGACCAGCGCGAACTTGCCGTAGGGGTACGGGCCGATGAGGCCGCGGTACATCTCGAGGTACTGCGCGGTGGCCGCGAGGTACTTCTGCGCGAGCGCGTTGTCGTCCTCGTGCAGGTAGACCTGCGCCTCGACGGCGCCGGCCGCCTGCGTGGTGAGCCGGAGCGGGCCGCCCACCAGGTGCACCTGGTCCACCGGCGCCTTCGACGCCCAGCGGGCGCGGCCGTCGGCGTCGCGCGAGGTGCCTTCCCCCTCGGCCACGACGCGCCAGCCGTCGGGCTGCGCGATCACCGCCTCGAACGTGACCAGTGCCCTCCCGACCAGCGGGTACCAGCCGCTGGCGCCCGGCAGGTAGACCCCCTCCTTCGAGAGCAGCCCCGGCGTCGAGCGGAAGCCGCGCGTGTACTCCTCGCGCGCATCCGAGAGCGCGAAGTCGAACACGCCCTCGTACTCGACGTGGAAGGCCGCGCCCGGCATCGGCAATTGCACGCGATACCGCTTGATCGCCGGCGCCTTCTGCATCTCCCCGCCCTCGATGTCGCCGAGCCAGGCGACGTCGCCGAGCGGCACCTCGACTGCCGCCGGTTCGGCCTTCGAGATGCGCAGACGGGCATGCAACAGGAACTCGACCTCGCGCCGGCCGCCATCGGCCGTGACGTCGGCGCGCACGGCGACCCGCCCGGTCGCCGGGTCGAGCGCGACGTCGAGCTTCTCGTGGACGCGCTCCTGGGCGGCGGCGGGTGCGGCCGCCCCACATACGGCGGCGAGGCTCAGGAGGACGCGGGACGTGAGGTGCGAAACGCCGGGCAATCGCATGCCCAGCATGTTCGCATGCGAAACACGGCAGTCGGGAGTGGGTCAGACGGCAGGCGGCCGGCTGCGGTCGGCAGGGCCTCTCCTAGCCCGCCTCGGCGGCGAACTCGGCGACGAGCGGGAAATGATCGGAGCCGCGGGCAGCCGTGTCGCTGCTCACCACCTCGCACGCCGTGAGCGTCGCGACGCCCGGGGACGGCAGGAACACGTAATCGAGTCGGATGTGGGGCTGCCAGGTCGGGAAGGTGAACCCGGTCTCCCCGGGCCTGGCCACACGGTACCCGTCGGCGTAGCCGGCGTCGAGCACCTGCTGGATGGTCCGCCAGCGGATGTGGCCGCCACTCATCCAGATGAAGGGCCGCAGCCGCAGCGGCAGGCGCTGCACGTCGAGCCACTCGCCCGGGGCGAGCGTGTTGAAATCGCCAGCCAGGACGTGGAAACCGCTGGCGCGGGCCGCCACCGTCCGCAACAGCGCGCGCACCTCGTGCACGCGTCGCCGCTCGGTCCACGCGGCGTGGACGGCACTGAGGTGCACGCCGAAGAGGTGCGGGCCCCCACCGCCGGGCACCAGCTCGAGGAAGGCGTGGCGCGACACCCGTGGGCGGTGCCACGCCACTTCTCGCACCGGCACGCGGGCCAGGAAGCCGAGCGACTGGCGGTGCGACGTCCCCCACTGCACCATCCCGGTGCGGTGCGCGAGGTGCTCGACGACGACAGGGTCGGTGGCCTCCTGAAGGAGCACGACGTCGGCCTTCAGCGCCGCGAGCGTCGCGACGATGGCGTCCTCGCGCCCGCGGCCACCCTCGCGGATGTTCCATGTCACCAGCCGAAATGGCGTCACGCCGGCGCCTCGTCGTCTCCGATGAGCGTGAGGTAGGGCTGCCCGATGAGTTCGCCACGCAGGTACAGCACCCAGTCCCTCGACGCCTGCACGTTCACCGGATGACCGGCCAGGTCCGTCAGCGCCTCGCGCAGGTCCTTGAGGGCCGGCGCGATGTCGGGATCTTCCTCCCCCATCGGCCGCGTGTGCACGCCAGGGACGTAGAAACCTGACAGGTTGTACGCCCCGAGGACGTCGGCCCCGACCAGCGTCAGGTCGACGTCGCTGGTGCCGGGCCCGTCGGCGTCGAAGGGCGCCTGGTCCTTCCAGCGGATGCCCGTGATGGCGCTGCCCCGGACCACCGCGCGGGTGCGGGGCGGGACCACGGCGAGGATGGCCTGTCGAAAGGCCTCGAACCGCTGCTCGTCGCCATCGAACACCAGCCTCACGAACGTCTCGCGCTTCTCGCTTTCGGTGAGCCCGCCCTGCGGACGGTCCAGTTCGGGGTTCTCTGCCGGATCGGGGCTATCGAAGGACATGCCATGGCCTCAGCAAGGGCCGCGCCAGCCCGCCACGGCCTCGCAGGAGTCATGCCACTCCCCCACTTGCCGATAGCCCGACAGGAGGGAGTCCGCACCATGCCCACGGTCGCCACGCTGTCGCTGATGATCCAGCGGCTGCGACAGTCGAGAAGCGGGGTCCTGGCCACCGCCGTGGTTGCAGGGATGTGCGGACTGGTGGTCAGCCTGATGGCGGCCCGCTGGAACGCTGCCGCGATCGACGCGACCGCGCGGGCGCGCTTCGATCAGCTCGCCGAGCGGATCAGGACCGACGTCGCGCAGCGCTTCCGGCAGCCACTGTACGGGATGCAGGGCGCCGTCGCGGCCTTCGCGATGGCCGACCACGAGATCGACCGCGGCGGGTTCCGGCGCTATGTCGCCGCGCACGACATGGCGGCAGAGTTCCCCGGCGTCCGCGGTTTCGGCTTCGTCGCCCGCGTGGAGCGGAGCCGCCTGCCAGCGTTCGTGGCGGCGCAACGCGCCGACAACGGCGAGGGCTTCGCGGTGCGGACCTCGGGACGCGCGGCCGACCTGCTGGTGATCATCCACGTCGAGCCGTTCGAGGCGAATCGGGCAGCGTGGGGGTTCGACATCGGCAGCGAGCTGTTCCGTCGGCAGGCGGCCGAACGGGCGATCGACACCGGCGCGCCGGCCATGACCCAGCGCATCACGCTCGTGCAGGACGACTCCCGGGGACCCGGCTACCTGTTCCTGGTGCCGGTCTATCGCGGCCAGCCCACGACGGTGGCGGAACGCCGCCGGCAGTTGGTCGGCCTGGTGTATGCCCCGCTGGTCGCCCAGGAGCTGATGCACGGCGTGGCCGACAGCGCCGACGGGCTCATCGACTTCGAGCTGTTCGACGGCGAGTCACTGTCGGCCGAGTCGGTGGTGTACGACGCCAACCGGCGGCTTGCCGGCGTGACCGGCTACATCGACGACGCTCACTACGCACAGAGCTGGTTCACGTCGGTCGAGCCGGTCGACGTCGGTGGACATCGCCTGATGGTGCGGACCAGCACCACGCCGGCCTTCGATGCCACCATCGGCCACTCCGGCCCCTGGATCGTCGGCGTCGGCGGCCTGATCCTCAGCGGCTTCCTCGGCGCCACGATCTGGCTCCTCGGCATGGCCCGCGTGCGGGCGCAGTCGCTCGCCCACGCCATGACCGCGGAGCTGCGCGCCCAGACCGCCGTCGCCGAGGGCGCGCTGCGCGACGTCGAGAAGCAGACCGCCCTGGCCAACGAGATGGCGCACCGCGCCGAGCAGGCCAGTCGCGCCAAGAGCGAGTTCCTCGCCAACATGAGCCACGAGATCCGGACGCCGATGAACGGCGTCATCGGGATGACGCGGCTGCTGCTCGACTCGGACCTGCAACCCGAGCAGCGGCGCTTCGCCGAGGTCGTGCGCGGCAGCGGCGAGGCTCTGCTCGTCCTGCTCAACGACATCCTCGACTTCTCGAAGATCGAGGCCGGCCGGCTCGAGCTCGAGCACATCGCCTTCGACCTCGAGGATCTGCTCGACGACTTCGCCGCGGCGATGGGCGTGAAGGCCGAGGAGAAGCGCCTCGCGCTCATCCACGTGACCTCGCCCGACGTGCCGCGACGGGTGACCGGCGACCCGGGGCGCCTGCGGCAGGTGCTGACCAACTTCATGGGCAACGCCATCAAGTTCACGACCGAGGGCGAGGTGGTCCTGCGCACCACCGTCGACACGGCGGCCGACGGCTCGGTGCAGCTGCGCTTCAGCGTGCGCGACACCGGCATCGGCATTCCGGCCGACAAGATCGACCGGCTGTTCCACGTCTTCTCGCAGGTGGACGCCTCCACGACGCGTCGCTTCGGGGGCACGGGCCTCGGCCTGGCGATCTCGCGCCAGTTGGTCGAGCTGATGGGCGGCACGGTGGGGGTCCGGAGCACGCCGGGCGTCGGCTCGGAGTTCTGGTTCACGGCCCGCCTCGGCATGGAGGCGACCCAGCCGGCCCGCGACGACACGTCGCTCGACGGCCTGCGCGTGCTGGTGGCCGAAGGCAACGCGACCACGCGCCACGCCATCGCGGCGGTCCTGCAGGCTCGTGGAGCGCAGGTGGTCACGGCGAGCACGGCCGAGGCCTGCGCCGCCGCCATGGCGAGGACCACGCCGGTCCAGGTCGCCGTGGTCGACGCGCACCTGGCGCCAGAGGGCGACGTGATCGCGTTGACGCGACCCTTCGCCGAACTGGCGCTGCCCGTGGTGCTCGTGACGTCGATGGCCGAGCACGCCGAGGCGCGTCGCGCGCGCACGCCGGGGGTGTTCGAGTGGCTGACCCGCCCGTTGCGGACGCGTGAGCTGGTAACGGCGGTGGTCCGCGCGCGCGCCGGCGAGGCGGCAGCCCAGGGGCCCGAGGGGCGCGACGGCCGCGAGGGGCGCGAGGGGCGCGAATCGGGTGACCACCCGGCGACGCCCGCCGCCACCGCGGGCCCCGCGCGCATCCTGCTGGCCGAAGACAACTTCGTGAACCAGAAGGTGGCGCTGGCGATGCTCACGCGCCTCGGGCTGACCGCCGACGTGGTCGGCACCGGCGCGGCGGCCATCGAGGCGCTGAAGGCCCGCCCCTACGAACTCGTGCTGATGGACATGCACATGCCGGAGCTCGACGGCCTGCAGGCGACCATCCGGATCCGACAGGGACAAGCGGGCGACGTGCGGGCGGCGGTCCCGATCATCGCGATGACGGCCAGCGCGCTGCCGAGCGACCAGGCCCTGTGCCTCGAAGCCGGCATGAACGAGTTCGTCACCAAGCCGGTGGCGCTCGAGGCCCTGGCCCAGGTGCTGCGCCGCTGGCTCAGCGAGACACCAGCGGCGGCGTAGGACGGCTCACGGCAGCGGGAAGTCCCGCGGGACGCGCACGACGACCGTGCCGGCGACCTTGTCGTGCCACGCCTGGCGGTACTCGTCGCGCAGGATCCACAGGGCGCCGAGTCCGAAGATCGCCAGCGAGAAGATCCCCACCAGCCCGCGTACCAGCGCGTCCACCAGGCGCAGCGGCGCGCCGTCGACGCGCGCCACGCGCACCTGGCAGATGATGCCGCCGACCGTCGTGGCCTTCCACGTCCAGAACGCCACGTGATAGGCCAGCAGGCAGGGCAGGAACACGTCGGAGTCGACGTGGAACATCGCCAGCGTCACCGCCACCAGCAGCACGTCGAGCGCGAAGGCCGCCGCCCGCTCGGCGAACGAGGCGCGGGGGTAGGCCAGCAGCGCGCGCCCATCGGCGGAGGCGTCGACCGGCGCCGTCACGGGCGGCAGGCCACCCGCGAAGGCCGGCGCCGGCATGCCGAACGTGTCAGCCGGCGCTGACGAGTGCAGCGGCATGCCGAGGCCGTCGGCCGGTGCGTCGGCGCGCAACGAGGCCTCGGCCGGCGTCGGCGGCACCGCCGGAGGCGCCGTCGGCGGCACCACGGGCGGCACCGGGCGCGGCGCCTTCGGGGCCGCCGGGTTCTCGCGGCGGTAGGCCCGGACGAACGCCAGCATCGCCGCGCCGAGCCCGAGCACGCCGGTGAGGCCGAACACGACCAGGCCGAGCAGCGGGATCATGTAGGCGATGGTGATCACCACGGCGCCGATCGCCAGCGACCGCGTCGCCTCGAGGCGGCTGTCGGGATCGTCCTGCGGGAACAGGCGGGTGCCGATCCAGCGCGCCACGGCGATGCGCCCGACAATCCAGGCGATCACCAGCCCGGCAAAGAGCACCGGCAGCGCCGCCAGCCCGATGACGGTGACCGCGAGCAGCGTCGCAATCGGTCCGGTCAGCAGGAGCACGAGCACACCGGCGAGGAACGTGCTCACGGGACGCTCGGCGATCATGCCGGTCGCCGCGAGCGTCGCCTGCGGGAAGAGCAGGTTGAGGACCAGCTGCACGAAGAAGACCACGCCGACGACGACCCAGATCCACCAGAGGTCGGGCACGATCAGGCGCCCGAGCAGCAGGCCGCGCGTGAGATAGGGCACCGCGCCGCGCAGCCGCTGGCCGATCAGCGGAACCCCGACCACGACCTTGCCGTCGCCCGGGTGGAAGTCCTGCGGGGCATCGAGCGTGCCACCGACGAGCACGAGTTCCCGTCCCACGACCGCGCCGGGCTCCACCGTCAGCGCGCCCCCGACCACCACGAGCGACCCGTCGATCCGGGCCGTGCTCGCCAGCCTGACGTCGCCGAGCGTGACCGACACGTCGTCGCACACATGGCCCTGGACCACCAGGTTGCCCATCACCACCACGAACTCGTGGAACACGTCCTCGGGCCCGATGGCCTCGTCCTGGCCGAGCCGGAAGACCGGGTTGGACCCCAGGCCCTCGCACGGATCGAGCCCGGTGGTCGTGTCGGTGATGACGGCGCCCTCGGGGGACACCGTCGTGGCCGGCACGGCCGGCGGCGGCGCGGTGCGGGCGCGCGGGGCCCGGGTCGGGCGCGGCGCGGACTCGGTCGGGGCAGGTGCGGTCGTGGCAGGCGCCTGCGTCGCGGGCGCGTCGACGGCAGGCGTCGCAGCCACCTGCCCCCGTACCAGTGGCGTGCCGACGCCGAGCAGGCCCACGAGGCCGATGCCGGCCATTCGCAGCAGTGAGGTCATGACTGGGATGCCCCTCCGAGGGCGACGCGGCTCAAGGCCGCCAGGCACACCGCGCAGGCGGTGCCCAACATCACGATGGTCAACAGGACGTACCAGGCGAGCGGCGCCACCACCGCGGTCCAGGTGAGGCGCAACACCTGCACGACCGCGCCATTGGCCTCCGCGGTGGCCCGCAACACTCCGGTCCCGGGAATCGACGGCGACAGCTGCCCGATCAGCGACGGCCATGCCCAGGCGAGCACCAAGGCGACGAGGCAGGCCGCTGCGCCGGCACCCACCTGCATCGGCCACGGCCACGTGAACCACGGCCGCCCCGACGGCGGGGCCGCGACGGCGGCGCTGACGCGCGCCCGCAGGGTGTGCGGCGCCCGCGGGCTCGGCAGCTCGCCGAGCGCCCGATCGACGAGGCGCTCGAGGGCGTCGTGATCGGGAGTCATGCGAGCCACCGCTTCAATGCGAGACGACCGCGGTGCATGTCGGTCTTCACCTTGCCGAGGGACACGCCGAGCAGGCGGGCGATGTCGTCGTAGCTGCGCTGCTCGAAGTGGAACAGGACCAGCGGCACGCGCTGGTGCGCCGGCAGGCCGAGCAGCGCCTCCTCGAGGCGCGCGCGCCGTTGATCGGCATCGAGCGCCTCGGCCGGGTCAGGGGCGTCCGACGGCGCGTCGAACGGCGGGTCGCCGGCCTTCCCGAGTTCGCTGAAGAGCCGCCAGCGCGAGCGATGCCGTTCGAGGTAATTCAGCGACAGGTGCGTGGCGACGGTGCGCAACCAGCCGGCAACCGTGACCGGGTCCAGGCGTCCGAACTGCTCGTACGCCCGCACGAAGGTCGCCTGGGCGACATCCTCGGCATCGGCCTCGTTGGCCAGCAGGCGAAGGGCAACGGCGTAGACCATGTCCTGGTACTCGCGCACGAAGGCGTCGAAACTGGCTGCCCCTGGCGGGCCCGACGGGTCGCCCGGAGCGGCCATGTACATCACATACCCGGATGAGGGGGAAAAGTTTCACTGGGCACCACGCACTGGGGGCTGGGACGTGCCGATCAGGCAGGTGTCTCGCCGCGCGATCGGGCGATGACGACGGCGTGGAGCTCAGAAGCCGACGCGGAGGCCGCCGTTGACGACGCGGCCGTCGAGCGGCGCCCAGGCGCCCACCGTCCAGCGACCGTCGGGGAGCCGGGTCGGTCGGATGAGGGGCGCGTAGGTGGTCTGCCGCACGTCGAAGAGGTTCTCGGCGTTGACGAACAGGCGCACGGCGCCGAAGCGTCGCTCGAACAGCGCGCCGAGGAGCAGGTAGCGACGACTGACGGTGCGGTACGGGTCGTCCTCGAGGGGTTGCTGGCCGACGTAGTAGGCCTCGAGGCCGGCGCGTCCCCAGTGCGCGCCTTCCAGCATGGCGTTGAACGAGAGGGCGTGGCGCGGCGTGAGCGGGACGTCGCGGCGCGTGCCCTCGTCCACGTCGAGCTCGGTCGAACTGGTCCAGGCGTGCGTCGCCATCAGGACCAGAGCCCCACGCCGATACCGCGCGAGCAACTCGGTGCCCCAGGTGCGCGTCGGCGACGCGGCATTGACCAGCGCCACGGTGATGCCTGTCGACGATGGTGCCGCCAGTTGCGGCAGCGTCGCCAGTTGCACGGCGTGCGACACGCGCGAGGCGAAGCCGGTCGCCGTCACCTCGAACGGCCCGTGCGTCCACGTGAGGTCGGCGTTGAAGGACGCGGCCCGCTCGGCGCGCAGGCCCGCCAGCGGCGCGAGTCGCGACAGGCCGGTCTCGTCGGTCTCCTCGGTGAACGGCGTCGGCGCGAAGGCGCCGCCGCCCGCCGACACGCGAGTGGTCCAGGCCGGCGAGGGTCGCAGCAGCAGCGACACACGCGGACTGAACAGTGCCCCGTACTCGCTGTGCGCGTCTAGCCGCGCGCTGGCCGACAGGCTCGCCCGTGGGCCCATGTCGACCTGGTCCTGCACGAAGACCGCCGGTACCGTGAACCGGTACGCCGCGCGCCTGACGTCACGCGGCGCGTAGCGGTCCTGCTGCAGCGCGCCGCCGACCACCCAACTCTGGCGGCCCCGTATGCCGGTGAGGGCGACTTCGCCGAAAGCCGTCTCGCGTGTCCCGCGCTCGCGCACCTCCCCGAATCGCCGGTCCTGCCCGTTGCGCGCCCACGACCCCCGCAGGCTGAGCACGCGGGCGCCGAGCACGCGGCGCCAGGCGCCGCCCACGTCGGCGCGGCGTGAGTCCAGACGTTCGGCGAAGGGCGACCCGTCGGGCGCCACGGCGGACCCGATCGTGCCCGCCTGCCGGTCCTCGGCGATCAGGCCGCCCGTCAGGAAGAGCGACGTCCCCGCGCCCGAGTCCCACGTGACCCGCGGACGCACCACGCCACGCGCGTAGCCCGCCACGTCGGTCCACCCATCGTCGTCCCGGTCGCGCCGCGATTGACCATGTGCGCCGCCGAGCAGCGTCCAGGCCCAGCCCGTCGACGAGGTCCTCGCGAGCCACATCGTGGCGTCGGCGCCACCGAGGGTGGTGACGTTGAGCAGCGCCTCGGTGCTCGCCGAGGCGGCCTGGCGCGACACGAGGTTGATCACGCCGCCGAGGGCTGCCGGCCCGTACAACGCCGAGGCAGCTCCCTTGATCACTTCCACGCGCCCGAGGTCGAGGGGCGGCACCTGCAGCAGGCCCAGCGAGTCGCCTCCGGAGCCGTAGAGCGGCAACCCGTCAGCGAGCAGTTGCGCATAGCGGCCCCGCAGCCCCTGGATCCGCACGTTGGCCGCGCCGAGCGACGGCGCGGTCGCCTGGACCCTCAGGCCGGTCGTCTCGCCGAGGAGCATCGCGACCGAGCCGGGGGTCATCAGCGCCTTCTCCTCGATCTCGTCCTGATCGATGACCTCGACGCGCAGGGGTTCGTCCTGCAGGCGGCGCTCCGACCGGGTGGCGGAGACCACCACCGTCTCCTCGACCTCCGGGATGTCGCCTTCATCGGCCTCTTCAGGCGGTCGGGGGGCTGGAGCGGGCGCCGCGGGCGGTTGGCTGGGGGCCGGTGGCTGTGCGCCAGCCGTGGAGAGGGGGCAGGTGCCGAGGAGGACCAGCAAGAGCCACGAGGCGCGCACCATCGGATTATGGCCGGTCCGCCCCACCGGAGTGTGGCGAACCGACCCGCACCGACGCGACCCCGCCATGGGAGCCGGGTCGCATGGCGCCTATCCTAAACGACTTTGTCCCTTGTTGGGACATCCGGTCGCCACTAGCCCTGAAGGTATGGGCCCGGTGGCACCGCCCCGAGCCCCGGGCCGGTGAGCTGCCCCGTGCGCATGACGCCGCCCCGGATCGTGAAGAGGCCGGGGAACTTCGGGTCCCACGCCGCGCTGGCCGCGGGGACGAACTGCCGCGCGTTGGCCTCGATGCCGGCGTTGCCCGGCACCCGCGCGGCGATGCCGGCCGAGTGGATCAGCGAGGCGCCCGGGCACGTGAGGTCCTGCACGCACAGGAACATGCCCGCCTGCTGCGCCGCCGCGGCGATCAGCAGCGCCTGGCTCTGCCCCTTGCACGCCTTGAGGGCGACACCCGTGTAGCCCATCGATCGCGCCAGGTGCAGCGACTCGACGTCGACCAGCCCCTCATCGACGACGACGGGGAGCAGCTTCGAGGCCTCGTGCATCACGTTGGCGCGGTCGCCGGCAAGGTCGCGCGAGGTGGGCTGCTCGACGTACTTGATGCGCGTGAAGCCGTCGGGCGTCGCCTCGCGCACCTTGCGCAGCAGCGCGAGCAGGTAGCCGACGTTGGGGCACCCTTCGTTGAAGTCGAGCAGGTAGTGCCAATCATCGACGCGACGCTTCCCCATCTCCTCGCGCACCACGCGGTCGATGCGCGTGATGCGGTCGAAGTCCTGCGCCTCGTTGCCGCCGTTCAGCTTGATCTTGAAGTGCGTCAGCCCGTCGCGCGCGATCCACTCGGCCAGCGTGTTGGGCAGGCCATCGTCGAGCCGCACCTTCAGGTCGGCCGGCTCGATGGCATCGCTCGCGCCCACCGAGTGGAACACCGGCGTCACCGGCCTCGGGGCGAGCGAGACGAAGCGGTCGAGGTACTGGCCCTTGAACGACGGCCCGAGATCGCGCGACAGGTCGTGGCGCATGTGGCGCGACGAGTACGTGGCGTAGCTGCTCAGGCCGAACGCCTTGCCGTAGGCGTCGTGGATGGCCGCATCGAAGGCGCTCGCGACCACGAGGGTGCACAGCTTCGGGATCGGCGACGCCATCCCACGCGCCCGCCCGAGCGCCGCGGCCTCGCGCAGGTACGCCGGCTCGAGGACGCGCCAGAGATCGACGGGATGGCCCTGCTCGTCGCAGGCGGCGGTCGTGGCGCGGAAGGCGTCGGCGAGGGCCATCATCGCGCCGAGGCCCTCGTCCTGCGACACCTTCGGGAAGGACCACGCATTGCCCAGCGTCATCGACCCGAAACCGTAGGCCTCCCTGCCGTCGCCGGTGCGCACGCGGACCTGCACGTTGAGGATGGTCACGCGATCGACCGACCGCCCGCCGAACATGTAGGGCGCGCGATAGGTATGTCCCTCGAACGCGTGCGTCACGTCCGTCACGCGGATGTCGGCGGGACGCGCGGCGCGCACGGCGGGCGCGTGCCCGGCCGGCCCGGACACGCCCATCGAGGCGAAGGGCAGGGCGGCGCCGGCGGCGCGCAGGACGGCGCGACGGGTCGGCCGACGGGACCAGGACGTCATGGGCGCATTATCCGCGCGAACCGGAGGCGGCGACCACCGCCGCGGCGCGGGCGCGCGTCAGGCCGTCGATCCGCACCCGCTTCTGCCTCGCCCGGTCACCCGCCACCAGGCTGACCTGCCGGCGCGGCACGCCGAACGCGTCGGCCAGGACCTCGATCAACTCGGCGTTGGCGGCCCCGTCCACCGGTGCCGCCGCCAGGCGGACGAGCACGGCGTCCTCGCGTGTGCCCGCGAGGCCGGATCGCCCGGCGCGGGGCACCACGCGCACCGCGATCACGACGCCGCCGGGAACGTCGGTGATCATCGGATGCGCAGCACGCGCGCGTCCTCGGCAGGCACCTCGAGCTCGACGCTCACGCGCGCCCGGTCGATGCGCGCCTCGAGGGCTGTCCCCGTGGCCAGGTCGCTCACCTGCGTGGCCCTGCCCTGGACGCCGACGACGACCGTGCCGCGGGCCGGCGCGCGGCCGTGATTGAGCACGAAGGCCAGGGTCTCGCTGCCGCGCGTGAGCAGGCGCACCTCGAAGGGGCCGCCGGTGACCTCCACGGGCGGCGTCACGCCGGCCCACGCCAGCAGGCCCGCATGGAAGCGCTCGGCCGCAGCCGTGGGCGTGCTCTGGTACGCGGCGCTCACGTACGAACCGAGGAGCAATGTCTTGCCTCGGCCGTGGGTCGACAACACCGCGCCGGCGGCGCCACCGGGCAAGGTCGCGACGACGCGGGCGCGACCGAAGAGCGGCTCCAGCGTCTCCTCGTACCAGCGCCCGGGCAGCACGTCGCCCGCCTGCAGGCCGGGCAGGTCGGAGGCCAGGCCCGACCAGGTGAGCTGCGTCTTGCCTCCCGTGGCGGTCTGCACCGCGACTTCGCGCGCGCCCATCACCTCCCACAGGCCCAGGCCCGGGATGCGGTCCGAGGCCACGCCCTTCTCGTTGCTCCACGCCAGGCGCGCCTCCGCGACGAGCGCCCCGCCCTGCTCCACGTACGCGCGCAGCGGCGCCGCCACCGAGTCGGGCGCCATCACGGGGTACGGGAAGATCACGAGCTTGTACGCCGAGAGCGACTCGGCGGTCACATGGTTCGCGTGCACGTAGTCGATGGGCACGTTCCGGCCGAAGAGCGCCCGGTAGGCGCCGAGCAGCGAGTCACGCTCGATGCCGACGACCTCGCCCTGTGGCCCGCCGTATGCCGCGGCACGCTGTCGCCCGCCGACGAAGTGGGCCAGCGGGTTGTAGACGATCGCCACCTCCGCGCGCACGGGCCGCGCCTCGAGCAACAGGTCGGCATTGGCGGCCACGACCTTCGCGATGGCACCAGCCGCCCTGGCGCGGTCGGTGATCGTGCCATCGAGCTGGTTCAGCCCGAACCCGCCGGCCTCGTAGCCCGTGCTCATCGGGTACCACGCGTAGTAGCTGATGCCCCTGGCGCCGCGCGCCAGCGCCGACCACGTCCAGATTCGCAGGT from Luteitalea sp. TBR-22 includes:
- a CDS encoding enolase C-terminal domain-like protein; translated protein: MTSWSRRPTRRAVLRAAGAALPFASMGVSGPAGHAPAVRAARPADIRVTDVTHAFEGHTYRAPYMFGGRSVDRVTILNVQVRVRTGDGREAYGFGSMTLGNAWSFPKVSQDEGLGAMMALADAFRATTAACDEQGHPVDLWRVLEPAYLREAAALGRARGMASPIPKLCTLVVASAFDAAIHDAYGKAFGLSSYATYSSRHMRHDLSRDLGPSFKGQYLDRFVSLAPRPVTPVFHSVGASDAIEPADLKVRLDDGLPNTLAEWIARDGLTHFKIKLNGGNEAQDFDRITRIDRVVREEMGKRRVDDWHYLLDFNEGCPNVGYLLALLRKVREATPDGFTRIKYVEQPTSRDLAGDRANVMHEASKLLPVVVDEGLVDVESLHLARSMGYTGVALKACKGQSQALLIAAAAQQAGMFLCVQDLTCPGASLIHSAGIAARVPGNAGIEANARQFVPAASAAWDPKFPGLFTIRGGVMRTGQLTGPGLGAVPPGPYLQG
- a CDS encoding DUF167 domain-containing protein, which encodes MITDVPGGVVIAVRVVPRAGRSGLAGTREDAVLVRLAAAPVDGAANAELIEVLADAFGVPRRQVSLVAGDRARQKRVRIDGLTRARAAAVVAASGSRG
- a CDS encoding alpha-amylase family protein, encoding MRRVLLLCLALGVMTLTLRPSARTPAPPARVLPMAVWYGGGKARAPMLERDARQKKEAWRADVQQIKALGFTTIRAWIDWASGEPVERQYQFETLDVLLELAEEEGLTLVLQVYMDSAPGWIGRRHPDSLFVSSNGQAITPESSPGYCRDHDGVRDADVAFYAALASRAARSKAFLGFDLWSEPHVVNWATPTWIANPEFCFCVHTKARFRAWLQRKYGSVEALNRAWYRHFTSFDEVEPSRLSTILSFTDYLDWKAFIVDKLGEDLKDRADAVRKAAPGVVITSHAAGVGLFASPHHWEGQADDWTMARQVDYYGTSFYPKHSALVDRDVQWRGALLDFTRSFGYDQGRQGFWIGELQGGFGTIGVNVSPTVTAGDLRIWTWSALARGARGISYYAWYPMSTGYEAGGFGLNQLDGTITDRARAAGAIAKVVAANADLLLEARPVRAEVAIVYNPLAHFVGGRQRAAAYGGPQGEVVGIERDSLLGAYRALFGRNVPIDYVHANHVTAESLSAYKLVIFPYPVMAPDSVAAPLRAYVEQGGALVAEARLAWSNEKGVASDRIPGLGLWEVMGAREVAVQTATGGKTQLTWSGLASDLPGLQAGDVLPGRWYEETLEPLFGRARVVATLPGGAAGAVLSTHGRGKTLLLGSYVSAAYQSTPTAAAERFHAGLLAWAGVTPPVEVTGGPFEVRLLTRGSETLAFVLNHGRAPARGTVVVGVQGRATQVSDLATGTALEARIDRARVSVELEVPAEDARVLRIR